From Pseudomonas fluorescens, one genomic window encodes:
- a CDS encoding CTP synthase, producing MTRYIFVTGGVVSSLGKGIASASLAAILEARGLKVTMLKLDPYINVDPGTMSPFQHGEVFVTHDGAETDLDLGHYERFIRTTMTQNNNFTTGRVYEHVLRKERRGDYLGATIQVIPHITDEIKRRIIKGAGDADVAMVEIGGTVGDIESQPFLEAIRQLRFEVGAKRAMLMHLTLVPYIATAGETKTKPTQHSVKELRSIGLQPDVLVCRSDHPIDVSSRRKIAQFTNVEERAVIALEDADTIYKIPGILHSQGLDDFVVERFGLQCDSADLSEWEAVVDAKLNPEHEVTIAMVGKYMELLDAYKSLIEAMSHAGISNRTKVNLRYIDSEDIENQGTALLEGVDAILVPGGFGLRGVEGKITAVQYARENKVPYLGICLGMQVAVIEFARNVMGWKDANSTEFDRASGHPVVGLITEWEDATGAVETRTETSDLGGTMRLGAQDCLLEAGSKVHDCYAKDVIVERHRHRYEVNNKLLPQLIEAGLKISGRSGDGALVEVVEAADHPWFVACQFHPEFTSTPRDGHPLFSGFVKAALAQHQKKA from the coding sequence ATGACGCGCTACATATTCGTCACGGGCGGTGTTGTTTCTTCATTGGGGAAAGGCATTGCATCGGCTTCATTGGCGGCCATCCTGGAGGCGCGGGGACTTAAGGTCACCATGCTCAAGCTGGATCCGTACATCAACGTCGACCCGGGTACCATGAGCCCGTTCCAGCACGGTGAAGTGTTCGTCACCCATGACGGCGCCGAGACCGACCTGGACCTGGGGCACTACGAGCGGTTCATCCGCACGACCATGACCCAGAACAACAACTTCACCACTGGCCGTGTCTACGAGCACGTTCTGCGCAAAGAGCGCCGTGGTGACTACCTGGGTGCAACCATCCAGGTGATCCCGCACATCACCGACGAAATCAAGCGCCGTATCATCAAGGGTGCCGGCGATGCCGACGTGGCGATGGTCGAAATCGGTGGCACCGTGGGTGACATCGAGTCGCAACCGTTCCTCGAAGCCATCCGTCAATTGCGTTTCGAAGTCGGCGCCAAGCGCGCGATGCTGATGCACCTGACACTGGTTCCGTACATCGCCACTGCCGGCGAAACCAAAACCAAGCCAACCCAGCACTCGGTCAAGGAACTGCGTTCCATTGGCCTGCAGCCAGACGTGCTGGTGTGCCGTTCCGATCACCCGATCGACGTTTCGTCGCGTCGCAAGATCGCTCAGTTCACCAACGTTGAAGAGCGTGCAGTAATCGCCCTCGAAGACGCCGACACCATCTACAAGATCCCAGGCATCCTGCACTCACAAGGCCTGGACGATTTTGTCGTCGAGCGTTTCGGCCTGCAATGCGACAGCGCTGATCTGTCCGAGTGGGAAGCAGTGGTCGATGCCAAGCTCAATCCTGAGCATGAAGTCACCATCGCCATGGTCGGCAAGTACATGGAGCTGCTGGATGCCTACAAGTCGCTGATCGAAGCGATGAGCCATGCCGGCATCAGCAACCGTACCAAGGTCAACCTGCGCTACATCGATTCCGAAGACATCGAGAACCAGGGCACCGCGCTGCTCGAAGGTGTCGATGCGATCCTGGTTCCGGGCGGCTTCGGTCTGCGGGGCGTGGAAGGCAAGATCACCGCGGTTCAGTACGCTCGCGAAAACAAAGTGCCTTACCTGGGTATCTGCCTGGGCATGCAAGTCGCGGTCATCGAATTCGCCCGTAACGTGATGGGCTGGAAAGATGCCAACTCCACCGAGTTCGATCGTGCCAGCGGTCACCCGGTCGTGGGCCTGATCACTGAGTGGGAAGACGCCACCGGTGCCGTCGAAACCCGTACCGAGACTTCCGACCTGGGCGGCACCATGCGCCTGGGTGCTCAGGACTGCCTGCTGGAAGCTGGCTCTAAGGTCCACGATTGCTACGCCAAGGACGTGATCGTCGAGCGTCACCGTCACCGTTACGAAGTGAACAACAAGCTGCTGCCACAACTGATCGAAGCCGGCCTGAAAATTTCCGGTCGCTCCGGTGATGGCGCGCTGGTTGAAGTGGTTGAAGCAGCGGATCATCCATGGTTCGTCGCTTGCCAGTTCCACCCGGAGTTCACCTCGACACCGCGTGATGGTCACCCGCTGTTCAGTGGCTTCGTCAAGGCAGCCCTGGCGCAACACCAGAAGAAGGCGTAA
- the eno gene encoding phosphopyruvate hydratase, producing the protein MAKIVDIKGREVLDSRGNPTVEADVLLDNGIIGSACAPSGASTGSREALELRDGDKSRYLGKGVLKAVANINGPIRTALLGKDPVDQKALDRIMIELDGTENKGNLGANAILAVSLAAAKAAAHDQDLPLYAHIANLNGTPGVYSMPVPMMNIINGGEHADNNVDIQEFMVQPVGAKSFSDGLRMGTEIFHHLKAVLKARGLNTAVGDEGGFAPNLASNEDALKVISEAVANAGYKLGTDVTLALDCAASEFFEDGKYNLSGEGQVFTAEGFADYLKGLTERYPIISIEDGLDESDWAGWKILTDKIGEKTQLVGDDLFVTNTKILKEGIDKKIANSILIKFNQIGTLTETLEAIQMAKAAGYTAVISHRSGETEDSTIADLAVGTSAGQIKTGSLCRSDRVSKYNQLLRIEEQLGAKAKYNGRSEFRG; encoded by the coding sequence ATGGCAAAGATCGTCGACATCAAAGGTCGTGAAGTTCTCGACTCCCGTGGCAATCCCACCGTGGAAGCGGACGTGCTTCTCGATAACGGCATCATCGGCAGCGCCTGCGCGCCGTCCGGTGCTTCCACTGGCTCGCGTGAAGCGCTCGAGCTGCGTGATGGCGACAAGAGCCGTTACCTGGGCAAAGGTGTGCTCAAGGCCGTTGCCAACATCAATGGCCCTATCCGCACCGCGCTGCTGGGTAAAGACCCGGTTGATCAGAAAGCCCTCGACCGCATCATGATCGAACTCGACGGTACCGAGAACAAAGGCAACCTGGGCGCCAACGCGATCCTCGCCGTCTCCCTGGCTGCTGCCAAGGCTGCTGCACACGACCAGGACCTGCCGCTGTACGCGCACATTGCCAACCTGAACGGCACCCCGGGTGTGTACTCGATGCCGGTACCGATGATGAACATCATCAACGGTGGCGAGCACGCCGATAACAACGTCGACATCCAGGAATTCATGGTGCAGCCGGTTGGCGCCAAGTCGTTCTCGGACGGTCTGCGCATGGGTACCGAGATTTTCCATCACCTCAAAGCCGTGCTGAAGGCCCGTGGCCTGAACACTGCCGTAGGTGACGAAGGTGGTTTCGCCCCTAACCTGGCGTCCAACGAAGATGCACTGAAAGTGATCTCCGAAGCCGTCGCCAACGCTGGTTACAAGCTGGGCACCGACGTGACCCTGGCGCTGGACTGCGCGGCGAGCGAGTTCTTCGAAGACGGCAAGTACAACCTGTCCGGCGAAGGCCAGGTGTTCACCGCTGAAGGTTTCGCCGACTACCTGAAAGGCCTGACCGAGCGTTACCCGATCATCTCCATCGAAGACGGTCTGGACGAGTCCGACTGGGCTGGCTGGAAAATCCTCACCGACAAGATCGGCGAGAAAACCCAACTGGTCGGTGACGACCTGTTCGTGACCAACACCAAGATCCTGAAAGAAGGCATCGATAAAAAGATCGCCAACTCGATCCTGATCAAGTTCAACCAGATCGGCACCCTGACCGAGACCCTGGAAGCGATCCAGATGGCCAAGGCCGCTGGTTACACCGCCGTAATCTCGCACCGCTCCGGCGAAACCGAAGATTCGACCATTGCCGACCTGGCCGTGGGCACCTCGGCTGGCCAGATCAAGACCGGTTCGCTGTGCCGTTCCGATCGCGTTTCCAAGTACAACCAACTGCTGCGTATCGAAGAGCAATTGGGCGCGAAAGCCAAGTACAACGGCCGCAGCGAATTCCGCGGCTAA
- the ftsB gene encoding cell division protein FtsB, producing MRSPYWLFLVLLLLLGGLQYRLWVGNGSLAQVADLTQQIADQQAENQTLLERNRVMDAEVMELKKGMETVEERARHELGMVKDGETLYQLAQ from the coding sequence ATGCGCAGTCCCTATTGGTTGTTTCTCGTCTTGCTCTTGCTCCTGGGGGGGTTGCAGTACCGCCTGTGGGTGGGAAATGGCAGCCTGGCACAGGTGGCTGACCTGACTCAGCAAATTGCTGATCAGCAAGCTGAAAACCAGACGTTGCTGGAGCGCAACCGGGTGATGGACGCTGAAGTGATGGAGCTGAAAAAAGGTATGGAGACCGTTGAAGAGCGGGCTCGCCATGAGTTGGGCATGGTCAAGGATGGTGAAACCCTTTACCAGTTGGCCCAATGA
- the ispD gene encoding 2-C-methyl-D-erythritol 4-phosphate cytidylyltransferase → MMHALPAFWAVIPAAGVGARMAADRPKQYLPLGGRTILEHSLGCFLDHPALKGLVVSLANDDPYWPSLACAHDPRVQRVDGGAERSDSVLNALLHLHAQGAADEDWVLVHDAARPNLSRDDLDKLLSELADDPVGGLLAVPARDTLKRMDKHGRVLETVDRSLIWQAYTPQMFRLGALHRALADSLVADVSITDEASAMEWSGQAPRLIEGRADNLKVTRPEDLEWLRLRWANRGSL, encoded by the coding sequence ATGATGCACGCCTTGCCGGCCTTCTGGGCCGTGATCCCTGCCGCGGGTGTGGGTGCCCGTATGGCCGCCGACCGTCCCAAGCAATATTTACCGTTGGGCGGACGCACTATTCTCGAACACAGCCTCGGCTGTTTCCTCGATCATCCAGCCTTGAAAGGTCTGGTGGTCAGTCTTGCAAATGATGACCCTTATTGGCCGAGCCTGGCCTGCGCTCACGATCCGAGAGTCCAGCGTGTGGACGGTGGCGCCGAGCGTTCGGATTCGGTACTCAATGCCTTGTTGCACCTGCACGCGCAGGGCGCTGCCGATGAGGACTGGGTACTTGTCCATGACGCAGCACGGCCGAACCTGAGTCGCGATGATCTCGACAAATTGCTTTCGGAGCTGGCTGATGATCCGGTCGGTGGCTTGCTTGCAGTGCCGGCTCGCGACACCTTGAAGCGCATGGACAAGCATGGTCGGGTCCTGGAAACCGTCGATCGCAGCTTGATCTGGCAGGCCTACACGCCGCAGATGTTTCGTCTGGGCGCCCTGCACAGGGCGCTGGCCGACAGCCTGGTGGCCGATGTCAGCATTACCGACGAGGCCTCGGCGATGGAGTGGTCGGGGCAGGCACCGCGCCTGATCGAAGGTCGGGCGGATAACCTCAAGGTGACGCGCCCCGAAGATCTCGAGTGGTTGCGCCTGCGTTGGGCTAATCGCGGTTCGTTGTAG
- a CDS encoding LysR family transcriptional regulator — protein sequence MSENRWEGIDEFVAVAECSQFTAAAERLGVSSSHISRQVVRLEERLQTRLLYRSTRRVTLTEAGQTFLQHCQRLQDGREEALRAVGDLTSEPKGMLRMTCAVAYGERFIVPLVTRFMGLYPQLRVDIELSNRPLDLVHEGLDLAIRLGRLQDSRLVATRLAPRRMYLCASPSYLEHYGRPHSLSELSRHNCLVGSSDLWQLAQDGREFSQRIQGNWRCNSGQAVLDAALQGVGLCQLPDYYVLEHLNSGALISLLDAHQPPNTAVWALYPQQRHLSPKVRKLVDYLKEGLAERPEYQG from the coding sequence ATGTCCGAAAATCGCTGGGAGGGCATTGACGAATTCGTCGCCGTTGCCGAATGCAGCCAGTTCACCGCCGCAGCTGAACGCTTGGGGGTTTCTTCCTCGCATATCAGTCGACAAGTCGTACGACTGGAAGAGCGCCTGCAAACCCGTCTGCTCTATCGCAGCACCCGACGCGTCACCCTGACCGAAGCCGGACAGACCTTCCTTCAACATTGCCAGCGCCTGCAGGATGGCCGCGAAGAGGCATTACGTGCGGTAGGCGACCTTACCAGCGAGCCCAAGGGCATGTTGCGCATGACCTGTGCCGTGGCCTATGGCGAACGCTTCATCGTGCCACTGGTCACCCGCTTCATGGGGCTTTATCCGCAACTGCGGGTCGATATCGAATTGAGCAATCGTCCATTGGACCTGGTACATGAAGGCTTGGACCTAGCGATCCGCCTCGGGCGCCTGCAAGACTCGCGACTGGTGGCGACTCGCCTGGCGCCACGGCGCATGTACCTGTGCGCATCGCCCTCCTACCTTGAGCATTACGGCCGCCCCCACAGCCTCTCGGAGCTCAGCCGCCATAACTGCCTGGTGGGGAGTTCGGATCTGTGGCAACTGGCCCAGGACGGGCGAGAGTTTTCCCAACGTATCCAGGGCAACTGGCGCTGCAACAGTGGCCAGGCAGTGCTCGATGCCGCGCTTCAGGGTGTGGGCTTGTGTCAGTTGCCGGATTATTACGTACTGGAACATCTGAACAGCGGCGCACTGATATCACTGCTCGACGCTCACCAGCCCCCCAATACCGCTGTTTGGGCGCTGTATCCGCAACAACGGCATCTATCGCCCAAGGTGCGTAAGCTGGTGGATTACTTGAAGGAAGGTTTGGCCGAGCGGCCGGAGTACCAAGGCTGA
- a CDS encoding S-(hydroxymethyl)glutathione dehydrogenase/class III alcohol dehydrogenase, translated as MIKSRAAVAFEAKKPLEIVEVDVAMPKAGEVLLRVVASGVCHTDAYTLSGADPEGIFPSILGHEGGAVVEAIGEGVTSVAVGDHVIPLYTPECGQCKFCKSGKTNLCQAIRATQGKGLMPDGTTRFSYKGQPIFHYMGTSTFSEYTVLPEISVAKIAKDAPLEKVCLLGCGVTTGIGAVINTAKVKPGDTVAIFGLGGIGLSAVIGAVKAKAARIIAIDINPAKFEIAKQLGATDCVNPKDFDRPIQEVIVDMTDGGVDFSFECIGNVQLMRAALECCHKGWGESVIIGVAGAGQEIATRPFQLVTGRVWRGSAFGGVRGRSELPSYVEMAQTGEIPLDTFITHTMGLEDINKAFDLMHEGKSIRTVIHF; from the coding sequence ATGATCAAGTCGCGCGCCGCCGTTGCCTTCGAGGCCAAGAAACCCCTTGAGATCGTTGAAGTCGACGTCGCGATGCCGAAGGCTGGGGAAGTGCTCCTGCGGGTCGTTGCCTCCGGTGTGTGTCATACCGATGCCTACACATTGTCGGGCGCCGATCCGGAAGGCATTTTTCCGTCGATCCTTGGTCATGAAGGCGGTGCCGTGGTCGAAGCCATTGGTGAAGGCGTGACCTCGGTAGCCGTGGGCGACCACGTGATCCCGCTGTACACCCCGGAATGCGGCCAGTGCAAATTCTGCAAGTCGGGCAAGACCAACCTGTGCCAGGCCATCCGCGCCACCCAAGGCAAAGGCCTGATGCCGGACGGCACCACGCGCTTCTCCTACAAGGGGCAGCCGATTTTCCACTACATGGGCACATCGACCTTTTCCGAGTACACCGTGCTACCGGAAATCTCCGTGGCGAAAATTGCCAAGGATGCACCGCTGGAAAAAGTCTGCCTGCTGGGTTGCGGCGTCACCACCGGCATCGGTGCAGTGATCAATACCGCCAAGGTCAAGCCGGGCGACACCGTGGCCATTTTCGGTCTGGGCGGTATCGGCCTGTCGGCAGTGATCGGCGCAGTCAAGGCCAAGGCAGCCCGGATCATCGCCATCGACATCAACCCGGCGAAGTTTGAAATTGCCAAGCAATTGGGTGCCACCGACTGCGTGAATCCGAAAGATTTCGACCGTCCGATCCAGGAAGTGATCGTCGACATGACCGATGGCGGTGTCGATTTTTCCTTCGAGTGCATCGGCAATGTGCAACTGATGCGTGCAGCCCTGGAGTGCTGCCACAAAGGTTGGGGTGAATCGGTGATCATCGGTGTAGCCGGTGCTGGCCAGGAAATCGCCACCCGTCCTTTCCAACTGGTGACCGGTCGCGTCTGGCGTGGTTCGGCGTTCGGTGGCGTGCGCGGCCGCAGTGAACTGCCTAGCTACGTGGAAATGGCCCAGACCGGCGAAATCCCGCTGGATACCTTCATCACTCACACCATGGGCCTGGAAGACATCAACAAGGCTTTTGACCTGATGCATGAAGGCAAAAGCATTCGTACTGTCATCCATTTCTAA
- the fghA gene encoding S-formylglutathione hydrolase, with translation MSLENISCQKSFGGWHKRYRHHSEVLGCDMVFAVYLPPQAEQGGKLPVLYWLSGLTCTDENFMQKAGAMRLAAELGLIIVAPDTSPRGAGVPGDPDGAWDFGLGAGFYLNATQEPWAKHYRMHDYVVQELPALVEAHFPASDKRGVSGHSMGGHGALVCALRNPGRYQSVSAFSPINNPMDCPWGQKAFSRYLGEERSKWREWDASVLISEGSEKLPLLVDQGDRDDFLVTQLKPEALQQAARQAGHPLTLRLQPGYDHSYFFIASFIDDHLRHHAHALNA, from the coding sequence ATGAGTCTGGAAAATATTTCGTGTCAGAAGAGCTTCGGTGGCTGGCATAAGCGCTATCGGCATCATTCCGAAGTGCTGGGTTGCGACATGGTATTTGCCGTGTACCTGCCGCCTCAGGCCGAGCAGGGTGGCAAGTTGCCGGTGCTGTATTGGTTGTCGGGCTTGACCTGTACCGATGAGAATTTCATGCAAAAAGCGGGTGCCATGCGCCTGGCCGCCGAGTTGGGGCTGATCATCGTCGCTCCCGATACCAGCCCGCGTGGTGCCGGTGTGCCGGGTGATCCGGATGGTGCTTGGGATTTCGGTCTGGGTGCGGGGTTTTATCTCAACGCTACCCAGGAACCATGGGCCAAACACTATCGGATGCATGACTACGTGGTGCAAGAGTTGCCGGCGTTGGTTGAGGCGCATTTTCCGGCCTCGGACAAACGTGGTGTCAGCGGTCACTCCATGGGCGGCCACGGTGCCCTGGTCTGCGCGCTGCGCAATCCCGGACGCTATCAATCGGTATCGGCGTTCTCGCCGATCAACAATCCGATGGATTGCCCCTGGGGCCAGAAAGCCTTCTCGCGATACTTGGGCGAAGAACGCTCGAAATGGCGTGAGTGGGATGCCTCAGTGCTAATCAGCGAAGGCTCGGAAAAACTGCCATTGCTGGTCGACCAGGGCGATCGGGATGACTTCCTGGTCACGCAACTCAAGCCCGAAGCTTTGCAGCAGGCGGCCAGGCAGGCAGGTCATCCGCTGACCCTGCGCCTGCAACCCGGCTACGACCACAGCTATTTTTTCATCGCGAGCTTCATTGACGATCACTTGCGGCATCACGCGCACGCCCTGAACGCCTAA
- the ispF gene encoding 2-C-methyl-D-erythritol 2,4-cyclodiphosphate synthase codes for MRIGHGYDVHRFAQGDFITLGGVRIAHSFGLLAHSDGDVLLHALSDALLGAAALGDIGKHFPDTDPQFKGADSRVLLRHVVALIHAKGWKVGNVDNTIVAQAPKMAPHIEAMRALIAADLQVELDQVNVKATTTEKLGFVGREEGIAVHSVALLLRS; via the coding sequence ATGCGTATTGGCCACGGCTACGATGTGCACCGTTTCGCGCAAGGCGACTTCATTACTCTGGGCGGTGTGCGAATTGCCCACAGCTTCGGGCTGCTCGCCCACTCCGACGGCGACGTGTTGTTGCATGCATTGAGCGATGCCTTGCTGGGTGCCGCTGCGCTGGGCGATATCGGCAAGCACTTCCCGGATACCGATCCGCAATTCAAGGGCGCGGACAGCCGCGTGCTGTTGCGTCATGTGGTCGCGCTGATTCACGCCAAGGGCTGGAAGGTCGGCAATGTCGATAACACCATCGTTGCCCAGGCGCCGAAAATGGCACCGCATATCGAAGCGATGCGCGCGCTGATTGCCGCGGATCTGCAAGTTGAACTGGACCAGGTAAACGTGAAAGCCACAACCACCGAAAAACTTGGTTTCGTTGGCCGTGAGGAAGGCATCGCGGTGCATTCCGTTGCCTTGTTGCTACGCTCATGA
- the truD gene encoding tRNA pseudouridine(13) synthase TruD has protein sequence MNELQLLGPRAYGEPLGTAALKAIAEDFQVDEVLDIPLTGDGEHLWIWVEKRGLNTEEAARRIAKAAGVPLRTVSYAGLKDRQALTRQWFSVQLPGKADPDLSGAENATLKILKTARHRRKLQRGAHSANGFTLRLTQFAGDREAIEARLQLIAKQGIPNYFGAQRFGHNGGNVVDARDWAARKALPEQRNVRSRLLSTARSFLFNQVLAARVADGSWQRAQVGDLLAFTDSRSFFPAGVAECNDPRLAILDLHPTGPQWGEGDSPATGSTHELEQRIANDEADLRDWLANAGMSQERRILRLPIGGLTWHYPSPDILQLEFVLPAGCFATVLVRELVDLVPVGQTDSPCVF, from the coding sequence ATGAATGAACTGCAATTGCTTGGCCCGCGTGCCTACGGCGAACCCTTGGGAACCGCCGCTCTAAAAGCCATCGCCGAAGATTTCCAGGTTGATGAGGTGCTCGACATCCCGTTGACCGGCGACGGCGAACACCTGTGGATCTGGGTCGAGAAGCGTGGCCTGAATACTGAAGAGGCCGCCCGCCGCATCGCCAAGGCGGCAGGCGTGCCATTGCGCACCGTCAGCTATGCCGGGTTGAAAGATCGCCAGGCCCTGACTCGCCAATGGTTCAGCGTGCAATTGCCGGGCAAGGCCGACCCTGATCTGTCAGGCGCAGAAAACGCCACCCTGAAAATCCTCAAGACCGCCCGGCACAGGCGCAAGCTGCAGCGCGGCGCCCATTCGGCCAATGGCTTTACCCTGCGCCTGACTCAGTTTGCGGGCGACCGCGAGGCAATCGAGGCGCGTCTGCAGTTGATCGCCAAACAGGGCATCCCCAATTATTTTGGCGCCCAGCGATTCGGGCATAACGGTGGCAACGTCGTTGATGCTCGCGACTGGGCGGCCCGCAAGGCATTGCCGGAGCAGCGCAACGTGCGCTCCCGGTTGCTCTCGACCGCCCGCAGCTTCCTGTTCAACCAGGTGTTGGCGGCCCGTGTCGCCGATGGCAGTTGGCAGCGTGCACAGGTCGGCGATCTGCTGGCCTTTACTGACAGCCGCAGTTTCTTCCCCGCAGGCGTTGCTGAATGCAACGACCCGCGCCTGGCCATCCTCGACTTGCACCCCACCGGGCCGCAGTGGGGGGAGGGTGATTCACCAGCCACCGGTTCGACCCATGAACTGGAGCAACGGATCGCTAATGACGAAGCCGATTTGCGCGACTGGTTGGCAAACGCTGGAATGAGCCAGGAGCGGCGTATCTTGCGGCTGCCCATTGGCGGGTTGACGTGGCATTATCCTTCGCCTGACATTCTGCAATTGGAATTCGTCCTGCCGGCCGGATGCTTCGCCACTGTATTGGTGCGTGAACTCGTCGATCTGGTGCCGGTGGGGCAGACGGACAGCCCATGCGTATTCTGA
- the surE gene encoding 5'/3'-nucleotidase SurE, translated as MRILISNDDGVMAPGLAALHAALADYAECVVVAPDQDKSGASSSLTLDRPLHPHTLPNGFISLNGTPTDCVHLGLNGLLAHEPDMVVSGINLGANLGDDVLYSGTVAAALEGRFLAAPSFAFSLVSRQVENLPTAAYFARKLVAAHAELDLPPRTVLNVNIPNLPLDHIRGIQLTRLGHRARAAAPIKVVDPRGKAGYWIAAAGDAEDGGPGTDFHAVMQGYVSITPLQLDRTFNDAFARLDGWLEGLR; from the coding sequence ATGCGTATTCTGATTTCTAACGACGACGGGGTCATGGCACCCGGTCTCGCCGCGCTGCATGCTGCGCTGGCGGATTATGCCGAGTGCGTGGTGGTTGCCCCGGACCAGGACAAAAGTGGCGCCAGCAGCTCGCTGACCCTCGACCGTCCGTTGCATCCGCACACCCTGCCCAATGGCTTCATCAGCCTCAACGGCACCCCGACCGACTGTGTGCACCTGGGCCTCAATGGGCTGCTGGCGCACGAGCCGGATATGGTGGTGTCTGGGATCAACCTGGGGGCCAACCTGGGGGATGACGTGCTGTATTCCGGTACGGTCGCCGCCGCGCTTGAAGGACGGTTCCTTGCGGCGCCGTCTTTTGCCTTTTCCCTGGTGTCGCGCCAGGTCGAAAATCTGCCGACGGCGGCTTACTTTGCGCGCAAGCTGGTTGCCGCGCATGCCGAGCTGGATCTGCCGCCGCGTACGGTGTTGAACGTGAACATTCCCAACTTGCCGCTGGATCACATCCGTGGGATCCAGCTGACCCGCCTGGGGCACCGGGCTCGTGCTGCGGCACCGATCAAAGTGGTCGATCCGCGTGGCAAGGCCGGTTACTGGATTGCCGCGGCCGGCGATGCTGAAGACGGGGGGCCGGGCACGGACTTTCACGCTGTCATGCAGGGCTACGTATCGATCACGCCGCTGCAACTCGATCGCACCTTCAATGATGCCTTTGCTCGTCTCGATGGCTGGCTGGAGGGTTTGCGCTGA
- a CDS encoding protein-L-isoaspartate(D-aspartate) O-methyltransferase, protein MTSQRTRERLIQRLYEEGVSNPQVLEVIRRTPRHLFVDEALAHRAYEDTALPIGHNQTISQPYMVARMSELLLEAGPLDKVMEIGTGSGYQTAVLSQLVERVFSVERIKVLQDRAKERLVELNLRNVVFRWGDGWEGWPALAPYNGIIVTAVATDVPQALLDQLAPGGRLVIPVGSGEVQQLMLIIREEQGFSRRVLGAVRFVPLLNGPLA, encoded by the coding sequence ATGACCTCCCAGCGCACCCGTGAACGATTGATCCAGCGTCTTTACGAAGAGGGGGTGAGTAACCCTCAGGTCCTGGAGGTCATCCGCCGTACGCCACGTCATTTGTTCGTCGATGAGGCCTTGGCCCATCGTGCTTATGAAGACACGGCATTGCCGATAGGCCACAACCAGACCATTTCCCAGCCTTACATGGTGGCGCGCATGAGCGAGCTGTTATTGGAGGCGGGCCCTTTGGACAAGGTGATGGAAATCGGTACCGGATCCGGCTATCAGACGGCGGTGTTGTCGCAACTGGTCGAACGGGTTTTTTCGGTCGAGCGCATCAAGGTGCTGCAGGATCGGGCCAAGGAGCGCCTGGTCGAGTTGAACTTGCGCAATGTGGTATTTCGCTGGGGAGATGGCTGGGAAGGCTGGCCGGCGCTGGCACCGTACAACGGCATTATCGTCACAGCGGTGGCGACCGATGTGCCTCAGGCGTTGCTTGATCAATTGGCGCCTGGTGGTCGCCTGGTGATTCCGGTTGGCTCGGGTGAGGTCCAGCAATTGATGTTGATCATTCGCGAGGAGCAAGGTTTTTCCAGACGTGTTCTGGGGGCGGTTCGCTTCGTCCCATTGCTCAATGGGCCACTGGCCTGA
- a CDS encoding peptidoglycan DD-metalloendopeptidase family protein — MSLKVIAQCIGTKSFQCLVTGLVLSSLLVGCSSTKSSDVRVVDRNNTAAQRPAVTTGQYVVRRGDTLFSIAFRYGWDYKALAARNNIPAPYTIHPGQTIRFDGRTGSTPTPVVASSTTTSSPSGKFTVTRRPASATGTTTTAVAPSVASKPTPAPLPPAGPAPTGWGWPSNGILIGKFSSNGSLNKGIDIAGDLGQPVLAASDGTVVYAGSGLRGYGELVIIKHSDTYVSAYGHNRRLLVREGQQVKVGQTIAEMGSTGTDRVKLHFEIRRQGKPVDPLQFLPRR, encoded by the coding sequence GTGAGTCTCAAAGTCATTGCGCAGTGTATTGGTACAAAAAGCTTTCAGTGCCTGGTGACTGGCCTTGTCTTGAGCTCATTGCTGGTCGGTTGTTCAAGCACGAAGTCGAGTGACGTGCGGGTCGTCGATCGTAATAACACTGCCGCCCAGCGTCCTGCTGTCACCACCGGCCAGTATGTAGTCCGTCGCGGCGATACGCTGTTTTCGATCGCTTTTCGCTACGGTTGGGACTACAAGGCCCTCGCGGCCCGCAACAACATTCCTGCGCCCTATACGATACATCCGGGTCAGACGATTCGCTTTGATGGCCGTACCGGTTCAACGCCGACGCCGGTGGTAGCGTCGTCCACTACCACCAGTTCTCCGTCGGGCAAATTCACCGTCACTCGACGTCCGGCTTCGGCGACTGGCACCACTACGACCGCTGTTGCTCCGAGCGTTGCCAGCAAGCCGACGCCTGCGCCTTTGCCACCAGCGGGACCGGCGCCGACGGGCTGGGGATGGCCATCTAATGGCATTTTGATTGGAAAATTCTCTTCAAACGGTAGTTTGAATAAAGGAATTGATATCGCCGGAGATTTGGGACAGCCTGTTTTAGCTGCGTCTGATGGGACAGTGGTTTACGCCGGGAGTGGCTTGCGGGGCTACGGCGAGTTGGTCATCATCAAACACAGCGATACCTACGTCAGTGCCTACGGTCACAACCGCAGGCTGTTGGTTCGGGAGGGGCAGCAGGTCAAGGTCGGGCAGACAATTGCCGAAATGGGGTCAACGGGTACAGACCGGGTGAAACTGCATTTTGAGATTCGCCGCCAAGGTAAACCAGTCGATCCGCTGCAATTCCTGCCACGTCGTTGA